Proteins found in one Lycium ferocissimum isolate CSIRO_LF1 chromosome 6, AGI_CSIRO_Lferr_CH_V1, whole genome shotgun sequence genomic segment:
- the LOC132059240 gene encoding nudix hydrolase 26, chloroplastic isoform X1 — protein sequence MRWKKLHQIPNLLMALCRSFFLCSFPLPRLPLQFNTSIPSPNCPLKFHQISTLPLLGFKRCKTASFASLPLSSSMENPPEGYRRNVGICLMNPSNKKIFAASRLDIPSTWQMPQGGVDDSEDPTNAAIRELREETGVTSAEIVAEVPHWVTYDFPPDVREKLRHQWGSDWKGQAQKWFLFKFTGKDEEINLLGDGTEKPEFGEWSWMSPEQVIELAVDFKKPVYKEVLSVFSQYFQ from the exons ATGAGATGGAAGAAGCTgcaccaaattccaaatttgttAATGGCTTTATGTCGATCCTTCTTCCTCTGTAGCTTTCCACTTCCTCGTCTTCCATTGCAGTTTAACACTTCAATTCCTTCCCCAAACTGCCCTTTAAAATTCCATCAAATTAGCACTTTGCCACTCCTTGGCTTTAAACGCTGCAAAACAGCTTCTTTTGCTTCACTGccattatcatcatcaatggAGAACCCACCAGAAGGTTATAGAAGAAATGTGGGCATTTGTCTAATGAACCCTTCCAATAAAAag ATATTTGCTGCTTCAAGGCTTGATATACCTAGTACCTGGCAAATGCCACAG GGTGGAGTCGATGACAGTGAAGATCCAACAAATGCTGCCATCAGGGAATTAAGAGAGGAAACTGGGGTTACTTCAGCAGAAATTGTTGCTGAG GTCCCACATTGGGTAACGTATGATTTCCCACCAGATGTTAGAGAAAAGCTAAGGCATCAATGGGGATCTGACTGGAAAGGTCAAGCACAGAAGTG GTTCCTATTTAAGTTCACTGGGAAGGATGAAGAAATCAACCTTCTGGGTGATGGCACTGAGAAGCCCGAGTTTGGAGAATGGTCATGGATGTCACCCGAGCAAGTTATTGAACTT GCAGTGGATTTCAAGAAGCCTGTTTACAAGGAAGTTCTATCTGttttttctcaatatttccagtAG
- the LOC132059240 gene encoding nudix hydrolase 26, chloroplastic isoform X2 → MPQGGVDDSEDPTNAAIRELREETGVTSAEIVAEVPHWVTYDFPPDVREKLRHQWGSDWKGQAQKWFLFKFTGKDEEINLLGDGTEKPEFGEWSWMSPEQVIELAVDFKKPVYKEVLSVFSQYFQ, encoded by the exons ATGCCACAG GGTGGAGTCGATGACAGTGAAGATCCAACAAATGCTGCCATCAGGGAATTAAGAGAGGAAACTGGGGTTACTTCAGCAGAAATTGTTGCTGAG GTCCCACATTGGGTAACGTATGATTTCCCACCAGATGTTAGAGAAAAGCTAAGGCATCAATGGGGATCTGACTGGAAAGGTCAAGCACAGAAGTG GTTCCTATTTAAGTTCACTGGGAAGGATGAAGAAATCAACCTTCTGGGTGATGGCACTGAGAAGCCCGAGTTTGGAGAATGGTCATGGATGTCACCCGAGCAAGTTATTGAACTT GCAGTGGATTTCAAGAAGCCTGTTTACAAGGAAGTTCTATCTGttttttctcaatatttccagtAG